One region of Streptomyces davaonensis JCM 4913 genomic DNA includes:
- a CDS encoding MFS transporter → MPRTSTRLTFAVLATGAAVFSMLQSLIAPALPTVQQELHASQSTATWVMTAYLLSASVFTPILGRVGDLIGKKRTLVAVLFVVALGCLLAALAPSIGVLIVARVVQGVGGALFPLSFGIIRDEFAPGEVARSISNLSAVIAAGGGVGMVAAGPVITALDYRWLFWIPVGVVAVTTLIALRYVPESVTRARGSVNWLGAVLLSAWLVALLLPISQASVWGWTSARTLGLFAAALVLFALWLYSEARSRTPLIDLKVMRLPAVWTTNTAALLFGAGMYAIWSFLPGFVQTPGSAGYGFGASVTESGLLMLPMLIAMFLSGVLGGRLQPVVGAKALLTAGAALGALACGFLALWHDERWQVAVVAGVFGLGIGLAFASMANLIVGSVPPEQTGAATGMNANIRTIGGSIGAAVTSVLVTSSLQPSGLPYESGYTHGFTLLAVLCLAAALAALLVPATRAQRPSTPVRGEPRTPERTGASGRIR, encoded by the coding sequence ATGCCCCGCACCTCCACGCGGCTCACTTTCGCTGTCCTGGCGACCGGTGCCGCGGTGTTCTCCATGCTCCAGTCCCTGATCGCGCCGGCCCTGCCGACCGTGCAGCAGGAACTGCACGCCTCGCAGTCCACCGCGACCTGGGTGATGACCGCGTATCTGCTGTCCGCCTCCGTGTTCACCCCGATCCTCGGCCGGGTCGGCGATCTGATCGGCAAGAAGCGCACCCTCGTCGCCGTCCTGTTCGTCGTCGCGCTCGGCTGTCTGCTCGCCGCGCTCGCCCCGAGCATCGGCGTCCTGATCGTCGCCCGGGTCGTCCAGGGCGTCGGCGGCGCCCTGTTCCCGCTGTCCTTCGGGATCATCCGGGACGAGTTCGCGCCCGGTGAGGTCGCCCGCAGCATCAGCAACCTGTCCGCCGTGATCGCCGCGGGCGGCGGCGTCGGCATGGTCGCCGCCGGACCCGTCATCACCGCCCTCGACTACCGCTGGCTGTTCTGGATCCCGGTCGGCGTCGTCGCGGTGACCACCCTGATCGCCCTCCGCTACGTCCCCGAGTCCGTCACCCGCGCCCGCGGCAGCGTCAACTGGCTCGGTGCCGTACTGCTCTCGGCCTGGCTCGTCGCCCTGCTGCTGCCGATCAGCCAGGCGAGCGTGTGGGGCTGGACCTCGGCCCGGACCCTCGGCCTGTTCGCGGCCGCGCTCGTGCTGTTCGCCCTGTGGCTGTACAGCGAGGCCCGCTCCCGCACCCCGCTGATCGACCTGAAGGTGATGCGGCTGCCGGCGGTGTGGACCACCAATACCGCCGCCCTGCTCTTCGGCGCGGGCATGTACGCGATCTGGTCCTTCCTGCCGGGCTTCGTCCAGACCCCGGGCTCGGCCGGGTACGGCTTCGGCGCGAGCGTCACCGAGTCCGGGCTGCTCATGCTGCCGATGCTGATCGCGATGTTCCTCTCCGGAGTCCTCGGCGGCCGGCTACAGCCTGTCGTGGGAGCCAAGGCACTGCTCACCGCCGGTGCCGCGCTCGGCGCCCTCGCCTGCGGCTTCCTCGCCCTGTGGCACGACGAGCGCTGGCAAGTCGCGGTCGTCGCGGGTGTGTTCGGGCTCGGCATCGGGCTCGCCTTCGCCTCGATGGCCAACCTCATCGTCGGCAGCGTGCCGCCCGAGCAGACCGGCGCCGCGACCGGAATGAACGCCAACATCCGCACCATCGGCGGCTCGATCGGCGCCGCGGTCACCAGCGTCCTGGTCACCAGCAGCCTCCAGCCCTCGGGCCTGCCGTACGAATCCGGCTACACCCACGGCTTCACCCTGCTCGCGGTCCTCTGCCTGGCCGCGGCCCTCGCCGCCCTCCTGGTCCCGGCCACTCGCGCCCAGCGTCCGTCGACTCCCGTCCGGGGAGAGCCGCGCACACCGGAGCGGACAGGAGCATCCGGTCGCATACGGTAA
- a CDS encoding sensor histidine kinase, whose protein sequence is MPQLRGLRVRLVVAFVLVAAVTAATTGALTFREARRGVLQQSQDTVIQLLRTQVGRLAQDLSFPPGEDELRRFATDVADVEPSGTWRVLAAYGELSATSIPDDPFPELTPTLRASVESSMATVFQRVDSGGHTSLVVGMSVTFASSDGGAYPSGVRVFLTVPQSTERAYVDALVSAVERATVPALALAVLLALLAARGVLRPVRALRRATRSIAEGRLDTRLAVNGSDELADLSHTFNETAAALEHSVAELRGMEARARRFAADVSHELRTPLAAMSAVTDVLDEDAERLDPDTAVAVRLISEETVKLARLVDDLMEISRFDAGAAVLHRDEIDLAESLRRTLAARAWTDLVECALPPPDSLRGRVDPRRLDVVVANLVGNALRHGARPVLLRLSADGERHAVIEVLDSGPGIPDSVLPYVFERFYKSDAARTRTEGSGLGLAITAENVRMHCGTVSAANRPEGGAVFTVRLPLPVDDSPPEIPS, encoded by the coding sequence GTGCCGCAACTGCGGGGTCTGCGCGTGCGGTTGGTGGTGGCCTTCGTCCTCGTCGCCGCGGTCACGGCCGCCACCACCGGCGCCCTGACCTTCCGCGAGGCGCGCAGGGGCGTGCTCCAGCAGAGCCAGGACACGGTGATCCAACTGTTGCGCACCCAGGTCGGACGGCTCGCCCAGGACCTGTCCTTCCCACCGGGCGAGGACGAGCTGCGCCGCTTCGCGACGGACGTGGCCGATGTCGAGCCGTCCGGAACCTGGCGGGTCCTGGCCGCGTACGGCGAGCTGAGCGCCACCTCGATCCCCGACGACCCGTTCCCGGAACTCACCCCCACCCTGCGCGCCTCCGTCGAGTCGAGCATGGCCACGGTCTTCCAGCGGGTCGACAGCGGCGGCCACACGTCCCTGGTCGTCGGCATGTCGGTCACCTTCGCCTCGTCCGACGGCGGCGCCTACCCCTCCGGCGTCCGGGTCTTCCTGACGGTTCCGCAGTCCACGGAGCGGGCCTATGTCGACGCCCTGGTCAGCGCCGTGGAGCGGGCCACGGTGCCCGCCCTCGCGCTGGCCGTACTGCTGGCGCTGCTGGCGGCGCGCGGGGTGCTGCGGCCGGTACGGGCACTGCGCCGGGCCACCCGCTCCATCGCCGAGGGGCGCCTCGACACCCGGCTCGCGGTCAACGGCTCCGACGAACTCGCCGATCTGTCGCACACGTTCAACGAGACGGCCGCCGCGCTGGAGCACTCGGTGGCCGAACTGCGCGGCATGGAGGCGCGGGCCCGCCGGTTCGCCGCGGACGTGTCGCACGAACTGCGCACTCCGCTGGCCGCGATGTCGGCGGTCACCGATGTGCTGGACGAGGACGCCGAGCGCCTGGACCCGGACACCGCCGTCGCGGTCCGGCTGATCAGCGAGGAGACCGTGAAGCTGGCGCGGCTGGTGGACGACCTGATGGAGATCTCCCGCTTCGACGCGGGAGCGGCGGTGCTGCACCGGGACGAGATCGACCTCGCCGAGTCCCTGCGCCGTACCCTCGCCGCCCGCGCCTGGACGGACCTGGTGGAGTGCGCGCTGCCACCGCCGGACTCCCTGCGCGGCCGGGTCGACCCGCGCCGCCTGGACGTGGTCGTCGCCAACCTGGTCGGCAACGCCCTGCGGCACGGCGCCCGTCCGGTCCTGTTGCGGCTGTCCGCGGACGGGGAGCGACATGCGGTGATCGAGGTTCTGGACAGCGGTCCGGGCATCCCCGACAGCGTCCTGCCGTACGTCTTCGAGCGGTTCTACAAGTCGGACGCGGCCCGCACCCGCACCGAGGGCAGCGGCTTGGGCCTGGCGATCACCGCGGAGAACGTCAGGATGCACTGCGGCACGGTGAGCGCGGCGAACCGCCCCGAGGGCGGCGCGGTATTCACCGTACGACTCCCCCTCCCCGTAGACGACTCGCCCCCGGAGATCCCGTCATGA
- a CDS encoding DUF3152 domain-containing protein: protein MTTRTARSSHGRRRATPRRRRAPLWGTVAALAVLGAAGFAVVDAADSTPPTTGESRRPAPSLAGEKTPSPSREASAEPDIPPTGPGTFVTAGGSGEKAGPGTALRYMVEVEDGLELDPADVAVQVERILADPRGWTADGHSAFQRVSDGTADFVVRIATPGTVDEICAQHGLDTHGEYNCNVAQHVMVNLERWLLATPVYAKDVTAYRALIINHEVGHFLGHGHVGCPGPGQPAPAMMQQIKGMHGCVPNVWPYDERGRYVTGPAVS from the coding sequence ATGACCACGCGCACCGCACGTTCCTCCCATGGCCGACGACGCGCCACCCCGCGCAGGCGGAGAGCGCCGCTGTGGGGAACCGTGGCCGCACTGGCCGTCCTGGGCGCCGCCGGTTTCGCGGTCGTGGACGCGGCGGACTCCACCCCGCCGACGACCGGCGAGTCCCGCCGCCCGGCACCCTCCCTGGCCGGCGAGAAGACCCCCTCCCCGTCCCGCGAAGCATCCGCCGAGCCCGACATCCCGCCCACGGGTCCCGGCACGTTCGTCACCGCGGGAGGTTCCGGCGAGAAGGCGGGACCGGGCACCGCCCTGCGCTATATGGTCGAAGTGGAGGACGGGCTCGAACTCGACCCGGCGGACGTCGCCGTGCAGGTCGAGCGCATCCTGGCCGACCCGCGTGGCTGGACCGCGGACGGGCACTCGGCGTTTCAGCGGGTGTCGGACGGCACGGCCGACTTCGTCGTGCGGATCGCGACCCCGGGGACCGTGGACGAGATCTGCGCGCAGCACGGCCTCGACACGCACGGCGAGTACAACTGCAACGTGGCGCAGCACGTGATGGTGAACCTGGAGCGCTGGCTGCTGGCGACACCCGTCTACGCGAAGGATGTCACCGCCTATCGGGCGCTCATCATCAACCACGAGGTGGGCCACTTCCTCGGCCACGGTCACGTGGGCTGCCCGGGGCCCGGTCAGCCCGCCCCCGCCATGATGCAGCAGATCAAGGGCATGCACGGATGCGTGCCCAACGTCTGGCCGTACGACGAGCGGGGGCGGTACGTGACCGGGCCGGCCGTGTCCTGA
- a CDS encoding putative secreted protein, with protein MRPLRFLATLCVLTSCGIPTTGVVEAGGPASGVVPTIDVYFVVNGELISAPRQIGAPIDVEEALRALLIGPNDAERSKQLTTELPLLTSMPTPDPPVAASLAPQRRPRPDVLTVTEEDTAISVELASAGELSDLGAAQIICTATAARRIADPAAEPPQVTVVGHAGPTVRCP; from the coding sequence ATGAGACCCCTGCGATTCCTCGCGACCCTGTGTGTACTGACCTCTTGCGGCATCCCCACGACCGGCGTCGTGGAGGCGGGCGGTCCCGCCAGTGGTGTGGTGCCGACGATCGACGTCTACTTCGTGGTGAACGGCGAGTTGATCTCCGCACCTCGGCAGATCGGCGCACCGATCGACGTCGAGGAGGCCCTGCGGGCGCTCCTCATCGGCCCGAACGACGCCGAGCGAAGCAAGCAGCTCACCACCGAACTACCGCTGCTCACAAGCATGCCGACCCCCGACCCGCCCGTCGCCGCAAGCCTCGCACCCCAGCGGAGACCCCGCCCCGACGTGCTGACGGTGACCGAGGAGGACACCGCAATCTCCGTAGAACTCGCGTCCGCGGGCGAGTTGAGCGACCTCGGAGCGGCCCAGATCATCTGCACGGCCACTGCGGCGCGACGCATCGCGGATCCCGCGGCGGAACCGCCGCAGGTCACGGTCGTCGGCCACGCGGGACCCACCGTCCGGTGCCCATAG
- a CDS encoding TetR/AcrR family transcriptional regulator — MTDRSFPVSEIVAARRPHRKDAARNYDALLAAAREAFAENGAEASLEDIARRAGVGIGTLYRNFPARRDLFESVYADEVNNLVQVAREVAELEPWEALTTWLQRFTDYMVTKRAVREALDDQSEIFDACRDSMYGAGGPLLERAQQAGVARKDMDIGDLLRLVAGVTATTFTDDAQRDRVLAIALDGVRAAR, encoded by the coding sequence GTGACCGACCGGTCGTTCCCCGTCAGCGAGATCGTCGCGGCCCGGCGCCCGCACCGTAAGGACGCCGCCCGCAACTACGACGCCCTGCTCGCCGCGGCCCGCGAGGCGTTCGCCGAGAACGGCGCCGAAGCATCCCTGGAGGACATCGCCCGACGCGCGGGTGTGGGCATCGGCACCCTGTACCGGAACTTCCCCGCTCGTCGTGATCTCTTCGAGAGCGTGTACGCGGACGAGGTGAACAACCTGGTTCAGGTCGCGCGCGAGGTCGCCGAACTGGAACCGTGGGAGGCCCTCACCACCTGGCTCCAGCGGTTCACCGACTACATGGTCACCAAGCGGGCCGTGCGTGAGGCACTGGACGACCAGTCCGAGATCTTCGACGCCTGCCGTGACTCGATGTACGGGGCGGGCGGGCCCCTGCTGGAGCGGGCACAGCAGGCGGGCGTGGCGCGCAAGGACATGGACATCGGCGATCTGCTGCGCCTGGTCGCGGGCGTCACCGCGACAACCTTCACCGATGACGCCCAGCGCGACCGAGTCCTGGCCATTGCCCTGGACGGGGTGCGCGCGGCCCGCTGA
- a CDS encoding response regulator transcription factor, producing the protein MPRVLLIEDDHAVRKAVALALRRQGHEVAAVENGEDGLGRVRSFRPDVVVLDLMLPGMPGLDVCRALRALDQTLPIIMVTARGDDEDIVVGLEAGADDYVVKPVQARVLQARIRAVLRRAAGAPGEAGIPKIDTYGELAVDRAGLSVARGGVPIALAPSELRLLLTLSASPGQVFSRQQLLEAVWEHSYHGDARLVDACVKRLRAKMGEPPREPRYIQTVRGFGYRFAAR; encoded by the coding sequence ATGCCACGCGTACTGCTGATCGAAGACGACCATGCCGTGCGGAAGGCAGTCGCACTCGCCCTGCGCCGCCAGGGACATGAGGTCGCCGCCGTGGAGAACGGGGAGGACGGTCTCGGCCGGGTGCGGTCCTTCCGGCCGGACGTCGTGGTGCTGGACCTGATGCTCCCCGGGATGCCCGGCCTGGACGTGTGCCGTGCGCTGCGCGCCCTCGACCAGACCCTGCCGATCATCATGGTGACCGCGCGGGGCGACGACGAGGACATCGTCGTAGGACTGGAGGCGGGCGCCGACGACTACGTGGTCAAGCCCGTGCAGGCGCGGGTGCTTCAGGCCCGTATCCGGGCGGTGCTGCGCCGGGCGGCCGGGGCACCCGGCGAGGCCGGGATCCCGAAGATCGACACCTACGGCGAGCTGGCCGTCGACCGGGCCGGGCTCTCCGTCGCCCGGGGCGGCGTGCCGATCGCGCTCGCCCCGTCCGAACTGCGGCTGCTGCTCACCCTGTCCGCCTCCCCGGGCCAGGTGTTCAGCAGACAGCAGTTGCTGGAGGCGGTCTGGGAGCACAGCTATCACGGGGACGCGCGGCTGGTGGACGCCTGCGTCAAGCGGCTGCGCGCCAAGATGGGCGAACCGCCGCGCGAACCGCGCTACATCCAGACCGTACGCGGCTTCGGCTACCGGTTCGCGGCCCGGTGA